One genomic segment of Bos javanicus breed banteng chromosome 23, ARS-OSU_banteng_1.0, whole genome shotgun sequence includes these proteins:
- the LOC133236716 gene encoding N-acetyllactosaminide beta-1,6-N-acetylglucosaminyl-transferase-like encodes MTLKMFKFAVGFMAISITLSFLYINNFNLPKHLLVGKIANSSVLAEACDMVEAGKKILGGNIPMTPLKDITCQQYLTQNHYITKPLSKEEAEFPLAYVMVIHKDLDTFQRLFRAVYMPQNVYCVHVDEKARAEFKDAVEQLLSCFPNAFLASKMESVVYAGISRLQADLNCLQDLIDLEVPWKYTINTCGQDFPLKTNQEIIQHLKRFKGKNITPGVLPPPHIIRRTKYRHLEQRYSSFSFMLWTWIRKTPPPHNLTIYFGSTYVALTREFVNFVLRDQRALDLLEWSRDTYSPDEHFWVTLNRIPGKMRRGRRQSKANR; translated from the exons ATGACGCTGAAGATGTTCAAGTTTGCTGTGGGATTTATGGCCATTTCTATAACTCTTTCGTTCCTGTATATCAACAATTTCAACCTGCCGAAACATCTGCTAGTGGGGAAAATCGCAAACTCTTCGGTGCTTGCAGAGGCCTGTGACATGGTTGAAGCAGGAAAGAAAATCTTGGGTGGAAATATACCAATGACGCCACTGAAAGACATAACTTGCCAACAATACCTGACCCAGAATCACTACATAACGAAACCTCTGTCCAAAGAAGAAGCTGAGTTCCCTCTGGCATATGTCATGGTCATCCACAAAGACTTGGATACATTCCAGAGGCTCTTCAGGGCTGTCTACATGCCTCAGAATGTCTACTGTGTTCATGTAGATGAGAAAGCGAGAGCTGAATTTAAAGATGCAGTGGAGCAATTACTGAGCTGCTTCCCAAATGCCTTCCTGGCTTCCAAGATGGAGTCTGTGGTCTACGCAGGAATTTCCAGGCTCCAGGCTGACCTGAACTGCCTGCAAGACCTCATAGACTTGGAGGTCCCGTGGAAATACACCATCAACACTTGCGGGCAAGATTTCCCCCTGAAAACCAACCAGGAGATCATCCAGCATCTCAAACGATTTAAAGGGAAAAACATCACCCCCGGGGTGCTGCCTCCTCCTCACATTATCAGAAGGACTAAATATAGGCACTTGGAGCAGAGATACAGTTCGTTTTCCTTTATGCTGTGGACTTGGATAAGAAAAACGCCTCCTCCCCATAATCTCACCATTTACTTCGGTTCCACCTACGTAGCGCTTACAAGagaatttgttaattttgttCTCCGAGACCAGAGGGCTCTTGACTTACTTGAGTGGTCGAGGGACACGTACTCTCCTGATGAGCATTTCTGGGTGACACTGAACAGGATTCCAG gCAAGATGAGACGGGGGAGGAGACAGAGCAAAGCAAATCGCTAA